A segment of the Brienomyrus brachyistius isolate T26 chromosome 13, BBRACH_0.4, whole genome shotgun sequence genome:
TTCTACTGAAGTTTCTTTTAGGCGAACTCTGAAGGAGGATGTTTCCTAAAAGCTGTGTAAGACACTGCCAGCTCCTGCGAGCACTGCTGTCATATGCCATCGGTCTCTTGTAGGGTACATGAAACAAAAATTAATATGCAACTATACGACATTTCAAGACTCAGGGAAAAAGACTGACCACACAGCAGCCTGACCACCCCAGATACCACGAACTCCTGCAGCAGAGACTCACGGTACCGGGAAGGACGCTGCCCACCCACCGAGGAACACCTCAGGGGTGCTGCTAGGAACAGACTGCCATTAGGGACATCACCAAGGAGTACATCATCTGCCTGATAAATAAGGCAGGACGTCCTGTAAGAGACGCATGGGAGAGACTCGTACCCACAATGCACAGCAGTAACGGGGAGCCCCTCTATCCTCACCTGCAGGGCTAATGACTCCGAGATGGGAGCCGTGCATATCTGGACTGTGCCGTACCCATGGCGGAGAGCCAAGGAATGTGAATGGGATTGTTCATCAAGGAGTTGGGGGGGTGTCAGATAAACACAGTATGGTACTGAGGAAGACGTTTGATATCTACAGTAAAAACCAGCTTCCTCGAATctcctggaaattaaagccCAGCTTTAGATGCCCCATAAAGTCGCACGTCCACCGAAGAACAATCACAGGATCACCGAGCAACGTGTGTTAAGGTCAATTTCTTTTTATTAGCTGTACAGCAATACATTCTCCACCGAGCCTCTCACGTCACCctgcgcccccccacccctaataAAGGTCTTTATAATGTCTGCTTTCAACTACTGAAAAAAGTCACACAGTACAGCTAGGTACAAAAATGCATCAACCTATATTTAAGAGCTTAACAAAAAGCAATTTTAAATGCAATTACGTATCGGAGGAAACttcattctgaaagagcagaaaATGTTCCGTAAAAGCAGGTGTTGTTCAGCAAACGCTAATTCGTACAGGTATCCTTCCAGCTTCCTCATTGGACTTGATTATTCTTTACATTTGTTCAAAGACCCCGTGGCCACAGCATGTGACGTGATACCAACGTGCCAGGGATACAATCATACTCCAAAAgcaaaaaaactaacaaaaaaaaaaaaagagagaaacatcACCTTAATAAACTGCTTCATCTTTACTATAATTTTCAGTTAAAAGATTTGTAGCTGGTTAAATAAAATACCTCTGTCAACACAGTAGTTTGGAATTAAACAGAAACCATTATTTTTCACAATCACCCCCAAAATTTGTGTGAAGGCTCTTTCTGGGTTACACTGTGTTTGCGCGCGTGTCTGACATGCACCCAACCTTCACATCTCAACAGCTTGTGGTCAGCGGACTCCAGAGCTCCTTAAGAGGTCAGACAGGAGGATTGCACCCCCTGCAGGACGTTCGGAAaaagaacaccccccccccaacatttaCACGCACTCACACGAGTGACTGACCGCTTTACAGACAGAAGTCCCAGAGCTCCTGTTAAAACCTCATTCTTCCATAATGTACAAGGTCTTCCATCACTAGAAAAATGATTAAAATGTATGGCATAACAAAACAAAtcgaaaataaaaaatatatttacaagCAGGATTAGCCAATATTTCTATTTGTACAATGGTCATAGCCTTAAAAGTACCAGTGGCCGCCTTTGCCCTCATTCTATAATGAATCTGTATTTAGGAAGAGGCCTAACCTGGACAAGCAAGCATCAAATCGCACACAAAGGCATCTTAAGCAGGAATCCCTGTCCCAGGTGACAATGGGGGGGGCATCCCCTGTCTCTTGCTAGGTTCAAAGAAGAGTGAATGCAAGGCCATGACAAACATTAAGGGCATCGTGTTTTGCTGGTAAATTTATAATGGAGGTCACCATGAAGTCATCGCCGTCCTGTGCTCCTAAGACAAAATTCACCTGTCGCCCTCTCTCACCTTTGGGACAAAGCAGGAGACCGATCCATCGTCTTACACCAAActcaaaaatgctcaaaaaCTCATCTTGTTAgagcaaaaggaaaaaaaacaaaaataataataataaaaaaaaaaacattgcagcAGAGACTGTATAAAGGGGCTTCTTACAGAGTCACTGAGTGGAACCTCAAGAATAAAATGAAAGGGGAGGGAACAGTGAAAGCAAGGAAGGTTCGGAAAAACAGGCAGAACCAATCTCTCAATGTACTTTGGGCAGAAATCAAGACCCAGAGACAAAACTACGTACAAAACAGGGAGGTTTGGGGAGGGTCTGTCGGTAGTCGGACACAGACGGgaacagtgacacacacatcaccGGTCCATCATGCTCAAGATCATCTCAGGCGTGAGGTCGCCGTTGGGGGCGGTGTCGACCATGGGCATTTGCACGGCCTCCCCCTCAGCCTCAGCCTCCTCTGCCTCTGTGCCTGCCTTCTGGGCAGCCTGCTCGGGCTCCGATTCCTTCTTGACGATGATGTTCTCGATGGCGCCCGTGCTCTCATCCTCCACCTGGATGATGGCAGCAGCTAAGAGGCAGAGAGATGCAAACCAGGTCATCAACCAGGAATGAAACGCCTGACCAAAGAAAGGAAACTGAGCCTCAGAGGTTTCCAGTTCCCAGAAGTGGCCCCCCAAGCATGACATCGCACAGCAAATGCATCAACCCCCAGTCCCATGAGGACCACTCACGTGGGGCTGGCTTAGGCTTGGGCGGCCTGCCTCGCTTCCTCTTCACAACCGGGGGCATGGGGGCCGGGATTGGAATAATGGGCGGCGCCTGTTCCACTTCCATCTCAGCAGCGAGCaggtcctcctcatcctcctcttcgACATCATCCATCTCAGGTTCTCCATGAGCGTCTACAAGAGAAGGCGAGTGAGATCACGACGCCTCCACGCTGTGCACTTGGGGGGAGGAGCCTCACCGCTGTCGTCGTCGTCATCCTTCCTGGATCGCATCTTCCTCTTCCTGCCCACCCTCTTCTTCGGAGGGGCGCCGTTCTCGCCGTCAGTTCCTTCCGGGCCCATGCAGTTCTCCGCGTGTCTGGCCATGGTGTTCTGCAGAGGGGACGTCACGAATGTCAGCGGCCGCCAAATGCCCAGCCCACCCAGAAACCAACTCGTCAGTCGGGGGCCGAGTGGAGGCCCGCAGTGTGGCCCCGCCCACCGGCGCCCGTACCCTGCGCGTGAACGTCTTGCCGCACTTAGTGCACACAAAAGAAGTGGGTACGAAGTTGGGGTCGTGGTAGCGACGGAAGTGCATGTCCAGGAGCTGCTTCTGCCGGAAGGTTTTCTCACAGTGGCTGCAGGCAAACGGCTTCTCCCCAGTGTGGGTCCGTCTGTGCATCACCATGTGACGCTCCTGTCGCCCGGGGGGGGGACAAGAAGGAGGTGGTCGTCAAGTACATTCATCAAACTACGACCATTTGTAGTCGTGTCATAGTCTACCTTTAGTTTGGGTATGTGTGAATAAGGGGCAGCTGGGCGGAATTCAAAGGCACAGGTGTGAGGAAGCCAAGGGCAGCTCCATGTGTGGCGGATGCCTTTGATCTACTCTGAGGAGCTGAGCTTCAGGACATAAAAGTCACACTTCCGGGGCGTTAATTCTCAGAGACGCCGGCAGAGCGGCCTCACCTGTCGACAGGCATAATCGCACTGGTCGCACTTGAAGCGCTTCTCGTTCTTGTGGGACTTCTGGTGCTGGATGAGGGCGTAGCGCTCGTGGAACACGGCATCGCAGTAGCGGCACTTCCGGCCCTGCTCGATGTACGAGTGCTGCTTCCGCAGGTGGACCCCTGggtgggcgcacacacacaatgaaCAAACGTTTCCCACGGAAGCTCACTCCCTGCCTCTGGGTCACATTAACACACCGGCCCAGACCCCGCGGCGATGCTGGCAGCTCACCCAGGTCGCTCTTGCGGGCGATTACAGTGTCGCAGTGAGGGCAGTGGAATTTCGCCACGTTCTCTGTGTGCTTCTGCAGGATGTGCATCTTCATGGTCCCGCTCTGTGTGAAACGGGCGTGGCAGATGTAGCACTCGTACGGTTTCTCTCCTGCAAATTGAAGGGAAACACCAAGCGTTTTTCCCCCCACCTCCTGCAGAAGGTGCAAAGTCATCGAGCCCCAGTCGATCTAGCCTGACACAAACGCAGACCGAAGCATTCAGCGGGCCGACGGGTTCACACGCAGTGCTGCGAAAGCAGTTAGTGTCACTGCCCCAACGCCCCCAAAAACTGGAGGCCAGGCCCAATGTGTACGAGAAGGTGGAGGTCTGACCTGAGTGTGTCCTCATGTGTCTCTTAAGCTTGTAGGTGTCTCTGCTAGCGTAGCTGCACAGGCTGCACTGGAATGGCCGCTCCCCAGTGTGAGAGCGGATGTGCCTTTTCAGCTTACTGACCTGgaaggcacagacacacacacagacacacacacacaaagtaagCTTACATCTCCCTCTGGAGCCCTCTTCCCTTAACAACAGCAAAGTGCGTCTGGTCAAGGCTGGACCCTGCCAGGAGCATCTTGGGAGACGGGACCGGAGCGAGCCTGACATTCACCTCCACGCTGGCATAGTCACACATGGAGCACTTGAAGGGTTTCTCGTGCGTGTGCTTGTAGCGCCGATGCCGGACCAGCTCACCGCTGGTCACGAACGCCATGTCACAGTCCGTACACTTGTGTGGCCGGGTTCCTGTGGGAGAACACCATGTCAAAACTGCACCAAACCCGAGAGACTGCCTCAGTGGACGCTTCCTGAAGTCGGGGACGTTACCCGTATGCGTGTTCAGGTGGTTCCTCAGGAGAGTCACGGTCCTGAAGGCCCGTCCACACAGGTGGCACTTGTGCGGCCGCTCGTcggtgtgactcttcatgtgaCGGTCCAGGTTGGAGCGGCGTGGGCAGGTGTAGCTGCACAGCTCACATTGGAACGTCTTCTTCACACCTGGTTCAAGGGCGACCCGGGACCACATTCACAGAGCTGCGAGGACAGCAGGATCCTAACCAAACCCAGTAGGGCTGCCCACTTAGGGCCCTCTAAGGGCATTTAACAGAAAGACGGCAGCATCTCTTCTGGTAGACTATTTCAGGGATGTAAGAGGCCACACATTCACCAAATCCTCAACAAGATCCGACAGCCTTTCATACAAGCTACTCATGGCCTACGATTTTATAACTTAACTGCCTCCATGTTGCTGGGGTGATGCTGCTAAATGTCAGTCTAACCTTTCTTCTTGATTTTGGTCGGTTTAGGGGGCTTCATGTTGCCCACCACTTTCTCTGCATTGACTTCAGACAACAACCCCTCCTGCTGCTCCTCTTCAAAGTCATAGACGGACACATCCATGTCCTTCCCCTCCTCGGTGTTGTAGCGCAGTTTGCTCTTCTTGGTCTTTTTGGGCTTCCGTATAGGGGGCTGGTAGTCAGGGTCCTTAGCCCAGGATGGATCCTCATTTGGCTGCTCTGGTGGCTCTTGTCCCTGGAGCTCATCCTGTTCCACGGTCTCCACCTCCCCATTCGCTCCCACCTTCACGACCTGTCATGGAAGCAATTAAAACAATTGGTCTGTGCATTTCCAAAGGCAAAATTGTACCTGTCCATTCAAGATCTCCTTGAAACAGACTGGCGAGTGGCTCAGCAGGCGAAGTCCCTGTGCCTGCGATTGAAAGATCGCCATGTCAAGCCTCcgtagaacagtcacatgtctgtgggcccgtCAGAAAGGAAAAGAAGACGGGCtgggcaaataaaaaaaacaattccaGTGTATCTGCACTCACACTTGCAGAAATGGCAAATAAACTAACGAATCTTTACCCTCATTTTTAGGCTTCTGTTCTACAAAGCCCCTCTTTAACTTGCACGTCAACCCAACACAGACCGCACAGGGTAGAATTTTTAACAAGCACTTTCCTAATCTAAAGTAAGCAGCCTGACCTGGAAGCCCTCGGGCAAAGGCAGCGTGTGGCAGATGACAGGCTCTCCATCCTTGGGCATGGCGGCAGCATCCACAAACGTgccctgcagctcatccacTACAGCGCCCGTGCTGACGGGCACAGCAGACACGGGCACCTGCACCAGTTGCAGCTCCCCCAATCCCAGCGGCTGCTCCTCCATGTTCACCACTTGCAGTGTGATGATCTGAGTCTCATCCACCGTGGTGACTGTGGCCTCGTGGCCTGTCCCCGGCACACCCACGGTCGCGTCGGGGTGTACCACTGCAGTCTCCATCACCTCCGTCTTCATCTGTAGCAGGGCTGGATCCAGGGAGTCCATGACCATCATCTCCATGTTGCTGTTCACCACATCCTGCACCAGCTGTTGCTGCTGATCCACCACCGCCAAAGACCCGTCAGGCTGCTGCTCCACCACATCCATGCCCCCTGCCTGGCCGTGCAGCAGCTCcactgccacctcctcctcgtcgtccaccCCGCCTTCACGGCGCCGCTGGTACGTCTTGCATTCCTTTGCTCTGAAGGCATCGCCACCTTCATCAATGACTGTATCGGTTGGCTCGCCTTCCATGATTACAACCTAGGAGCTGCACACAAAGCAATCAGCATGAAATTTTAGTTTGTGGCACAATGTCTTTAACACAATATCAAATCTGACGCTCGGTAAATGTCAAACCAATGAAGTCTTCAGGAATGTCAAATATACAAAAGTTACCTACAAGTACACACCCACCCACGTACAAACTTTTAAGACAGTTAATTACTCCAGTGTCTGCTTGAGTAGGTGATGCTCAAATTTCACGACTAGTGTGAGGATTCTTATAAAACTGAGACTGATCTTCCCCAAAGGAAGAACAGAGTTAAAGCCAAATAGGACTGATGTGTCTGAATATAAACATTTTCCAATATTGTGCAGCAGTAATATAACAAAATGCTTTATTTCTCGTCCCTGCCATCCTGATCTTGTATCTATTCTTCCGCCCAGTCCGCAATTAAATCTTCGGTCTCTTCATTTGTCCACGCATCCATTACTATTACGTTCTTTAAAACTTTGTTTATCGTTGTTTTTTGAGTTCTCTCTTCTCCTACACGGTGGTTGTGTTGCGCTTCAGAAGCAGACTATTTGCCTGACCAATCAACGAAGTACCAAGTACCAAAccaaagtaccccagctggtttggcactttagGAACTGGTAAAAGACCCTTAATCGAAGGAATAGGGAAAATACCGAAAAGTACCGTACCGGATGCGGTGAGAAGAGCGCCCTTTGGCTCTGTAACTAACACGCTGATCaaaattaaacttctgggagaTATATcagaagggggcgggggggttcgTTCATAGGTCCCAACCATCCTGTACATCGGCACAAAACTGTACATCTCCAGTGTCCATACTGTACAGTCATTCCCCATTAATTAAACACTACGCATAATCAAAGAAAGACGCCCAAAGAATGAATCGGAGTTGCACTAATGCAGGTCCCACCGAAAGGAGACTAGTTTACCGCTAAGTACAAGTAACTCCAAGCGTGTGAATGCCAAGTACTGTCCCGCCAAGACATGAAATATGGCGCGTTTTGGAAATTAAGCGCCGAAGCGGGTACGGTTCCCTAAAAAACGTGTTAGAGTCGATCCGTCACAAAACAACAGCGGTTTGACTGTCCGCGCCGGGACTggacagaaaaaaatgcaactgAATGTTTTTGCAGGTTACCAGCCGGGTTGTAGAGGGAGCTCTCGGCTGATCGCGCCCCTCTCTCTAGCTGCCGCCGAAGCTTGTGCGCCGCAGCCGCCCCAGTGCCGCCTCGCAGCCGCCTTGAGGGACACGGAGACGCCGCGGAGGGCATATTGCGAGCAGGATCGAGCAGTGGGATCACTTTCGCCGTGCCCCGGAGGACATGTGCGACGCgttatttttttcccatatcTGGAGATAGCCTGACTGAGATGGTCTACGTGTCAAAACGAGCTGCGCGGTTCCGCAACTCATCGGGCGCATATTTGGTGCCAATTTCTTGACCAAATGCAGTTTTGGGCAACAGATTTGACGCCGCATGACTTTCTGTTATAAAAAGCAATCTGCGCCAATAATAATGGAATCTGGTATACGAAAACGGCGACGCTGCGGTCGGATAACTGTTACAGAGGCCGAATGGGACTGTTTGGGATCCAAACCGAGCTGGGCGCGAAAAACAACAGAGCAACTCGCAGCCTCCGAAAAGGACTAAAAACGGCGCccatatgtgtatttttacatgtGTAAGGGCCCACCGAGGCAGCCGGCAGTGCGGGGGGATCCCGACTCTTTCTCGGTCTCCCACGAACCCGCGGGTTTCTTACTCTAAAgagcaaacaaagaaaaagaaaatggacGCCTGGCCTAAACATTTCCTCAAAACAACGGAGCTGTTTGAAAATGCATCTGTGGCGAAATGTCGGTTAATACAGAGCAGAAAGACGAAATAGTTGAACAATATCCCCAACTTCTgggttaaaaatgttttttgctaAATTTTCGATAACGATAGAGGGAGACAAACACCCCCCGCCAGCCGCCAGAACCGGGAGCCCCATCGTGACACCTAGAGGCCGAATAAAGCTCCTGCAAAAATCCCCGCTTTTCCCAGAAACTAATGCGGTTTTACCTGCTTTCTTCCGCTTGTTTTCCCGTTAATTCCGAATGGAAGCCAACCGTTCGCTCCCTTTTCTGTCGACGATGGCAGAAAAACGCACCCCTCTTCTCCGGCGGTTTTAATCCTCTCCCGCTTTAGCAGAGTAGGCTCTGCACAAAATGGCGGCCTTGCGCCAGTTAGTGCGCATGCGTCAATGTGTACGTCCAGTTGAATGGAACGGGGACGAGGGGTGGCTCGAGGGAGGGGTGGCGCGGGGCATTGTGGGGAGTTGTCATTCGCAGCGGCACTTTTGAATGACTTTTGAATCACAGGTGGTTCCTAGAAGGGACATAGCTGCACGGGTGGTCGATAGCCCTTGtatttgaaatgcatttttaagaccCCCGTGCAGCTAAGTTTGCGGCTGAAGCGAAATAGAATTTTAAAAGTTCGTGCTCTTGACGAGATCGCGGCACTGCGATTGGCGTTTGACTGAAAATTCAGCTGTCACTCAGCAGCCGACAGGttaaaaggaaagaaattgtaTATAAAACAACAAAGGCTTGCTCACAGTCTCATACATGGAGCCAAACCTGAGTACAGCATTGGATGCTGCTTGGACGGGAAAATGGAGAAGATAGCAAATGACGCCTTGGAAAGCACAAAGAAGAGATGGACAATGTTGAAATGGATAACAGCAATAGGTCACGGAGGATGAAGATTCTGAAGAGGAAGCCATATTCGTCTAAAAATGGGCAAGTGTGCTGATCGTCATCCGAAAGTCAAGAGCATGGAAAAGATGGACAGAGAAGCTGGCGGTGATCCGGGAGGTGTGGGGTATTGGGGTTCAGACAGCCTTCCCTATGTACACAATCCTGGCCACGATGTAGCAGTAGAGGAGCGCCTGCTTCCATTCAGAGGTAACTAGCATGTTCTTTATTACTGCTCTGCATTGATCTACATTGCTACAACAGTTTATAGCTTTTATTACAAAAATCATCATTGTGTAAATAATTTTAAAGTCATCACAACGTATCTTTTACTTCTGTTAATTAATGTATATATCAATTATATATATCGATTATCAGTGAATCGTAACAATCATTTATTtaatgcagttactatatttgtttatgatTTATACTTGAGTGGTAACTGCGTTACTAAGGAATAATGTTAACTGTTACCAAGAATATTTGTTTAGAGCATTTATCTGTTTGGTTTGTTTGACAGCAAATAAGTTGTTGCTCTATTTGTTCTTGCAGAATGCTGTCCATTTAGGCAACATATGCTAGTCAAACCAGGTAAATATGGGATCAAACTGTGAGCAGCTTGTGATCCATAACCCACCTATTGCTGGAGGATCCAAGATCCAAAGCAAGTCTCTAGGGAAACCAGAAGAAAAGAGCCTCGCAAAGTGTGTAGTGCTGGACCTACGGGATGGGCTCAGGGGGCACAAGAGCTACACAAAAAAACTCAGCATGTTGGGCACTGTGTGCCACAGTGGACAGGGGCTGCTCTCTGCCCCGCTCACAAGCATGGTATCCTGTTTGGCAAGAAGTCGGAGATCAGTGGAGGAGTTAGCCTTCATAACTGCGCGAATGCAACTCCTCAGACTTTCTCTGCAGCTCGGTGGCTTCCAGAATGGAGAGGGTGGCAAGatgaggcaccccccccccccacagggcaAAGGAGGGAGAAAAAGGTGCTGCATGAATCAAGAATGGCATGTTCCAAGTGTGGCCAATTAGTTTGTAAGCTGTCTTATGGAATTATTTGTAAAAAGATAAAAGCTTTATATACTATTTGAGGTCAAAATCTCCCCAAGCAATATGAAAGGGGGAAGGGAATTTTTGATTAAAGTTGAACCTTTGTGCATTTTGGGCTAAACGTATCAAGGACTGTTTTTATTCTGACGTCTTTTGGTACTCTAAAAATGTAGTGATGTTGTTTTGGGTCAAACTGACCGCACAATCATTTGAATATGATCTTGCAACATTTCATTAAAATTCCATGACGAAAATCCCTTTTGTCATCTCCAAGTGttagagaaaagaaaaacaggaCACAAGTCTTTGTTGCAACATTTTGTAATAATAATCCTGTTACATTTATCAGGCAATATCTTTGTCAATATACATTTTATAGAAAAAAAGTATATTATTTGTCTTCTATGCTGCACAATCTGTAAATCATTtagaaaatga
Coding sequences within it:
- the ctcf gene encoding transcriptional repressor CTCF — its product is MEGEPTDTVIDEGGDAFRAKECKTYQRRREGGVDDEEEVAVELLHGQAGGMDVVEQQPDGSLAVVDQQQQLVQDVVNSNMEMMVMDSLDPALLQMKTEVMETAVVHPDATVGVPGTGHEATVTTVDETQIITLQVVNMEEQPLGLGELQLVQVPVSAVPVSTGAVVDELQGTFVDAAAMPKDGEPVICHTLPLPEGFQVVKVGANGEVETVEQDELQGQEPPEQPNEDPSWAKDPDYQPPIRKPKKTKKSKLRYNTEEGKDMDVSVYDFEEEQQEGLLSEVNAEKVVGNMKPPKPTKIKKKGVKKTFQCELCSYTCPRRSNLDRHMKSHTDERPHKCHLCGRAFRTVTLLRNHLNTHTGTRPHKCTDCDMAFVTSGELVRHRRYKHTHEKPFKCSMCDYASVEVSKLKRHIRSHTGERPFQCSLCSYASRDTYKLKRHMRTHSGEKPYECYICHARFTQSGTMKMHILQKHTENVAKFHCPHCDTVIARKSDLGVHLRKQHSYIEQGRKCRYCDAVFHERYALIQHQKSHKNEKRFKCDQCDYACRQERHMVMHRRTHTGEKPFACSHCEKTFRQKQLLDMHFRRYHDPNFVPTSFVCTKCGKTFTRRNTMARHAENCMGPEGTDGENGAPPKKRVGRKRKMRSRKDDDDDSDAHGEPEMDDVEEEDEEDLLAAEMEVEQAPPIIPIPAPMPPVVKRKRGRPPKPKPAPPAAIIQVEDESTGAIENIIVKKESEPEQAAQKAGTEAEEAEAEGEAVQMPMVDTAPNGDLTPEMILSMMDR